Proteins from a single region of Stappia sp. ES.058:
- a CDS encoding ligase-associated DNA damage response DEXH box helicase yields the protein MDAAGPPLLPADFQRWFESRGWQARAHQLDLLETARGGRSALLIAPTGAGKTLAGFLPSLTELAERPRAKPGSANVRRGVHTLYISPLKALAVDIARNLEAPVAGIGLDIRIETRTGDTPSHKRQRQKKIPPDILLTTPEQVALLLSDAQGREMLSDVKTVILDELHALVTSKRGDLLSLGLAALRRLSPKLRTIGLSATVAEPDDLRAYLVEQTDAETRTLADLVTVSGGAAPDITILDTDERLPWSGHSARHAVPDIYEIIKKHSTSLVFVNTRSQAEALFQALWHVNDDNLPIALHHGSLDVGQRRKVEAAMAAGTLRAIVCTSSLDLGIDWGDVDLVVNVGAPKGASRLAQRIGRSNHRMDEPSRAILVPANRFEVMECQAALAASRAGEQDTPPLRTGALDVLAQHILGVACAGPFSPDTLFREIRTAEPYRGLTRHDFDRTVAFVATGGYALRTYERYARLKDNGDGRLRLAHPSFAQQYRLNVGTIVEAPMLKVRLVRSKAEGRRAPIGRGGRMLGEIEEWFVDQLIPGDTFLFAGEILRFEAIRENEVYVSRARAQAPKVPSYQGGKFPLSTYLAASVRAMLADPQSWSRLPGQVRDWLELQRLHSALPKADGLLVETFPRANTHYLVCYPFDGRLAHQTLGMLLTRRLERAGARPLGFVANDYALAVWGLSDLGTMIKSGDLSLDALFDEDMLGDDLDAWLAESSLMKRTFRTCAVIAGLIERRHPGKEKSGRQVTVSADLIYDVLRRHEPDHILLDATWQDAAQGLLDISRLGELLRRIQGRIAHTALDRVSPLAVPVMLEIGKEPVIGAAQETLLSEAADDLVREAMG from the coding sequence ATGGATGCCGCCGGCCCGCCCCTTCTTCCCGCCGACTTCCAGCGCTGGTTCGAAAGCCGGGGCTGGCAGGCGCGTGCGCACCAGCTCGACCTGCTGGAAACGGCACGGGGCGGGCGTTCGGCGCTCCTCATCGCGCCGACCGGCGCCGGCAAGACGCTGGCCGGCTTCCTGCCGAGCCTGACGGAGCTCGCGGAACGCCCGCGCGCGAAACCCGGCTCCGCGAACGTCCGGCGCGGGGTGCACACGCTCTACATCTCGCCGCTCAAGGCGCTCGCCGTCGACATCGCCCGCAATCTCGAAGCGCCGGTTGCAGGCATCGGCCTCGACATCCGCATCGAGACGCGCACCGGCGACACGCCCTCCCACAAGCGCCAGCGGCAAAAGAAGATCCCGCCCGACATCCTGCTGACGACGCCGGAGCAGGTCGCGCTGCTCCTGTCCGACGCGCAGGGCCGCGAGATGCTGTCGGATGTGAAGACCGTCATCCTGGACGAACTGCATGCGCTCGTCACCTCCAAGCGCGGCGACCTGCTTTCGCTCGGACTTGCGGCGCTGCGCCGGCTGTCGCCGAAGCTTCGCACCATCGGCCTGTCGGCGACGGTCGCAGAGCCCGACGACCTGCGCGCGTATCTGGTCGAGCAGACCGACGCGGAAACGCGGACGCTTGCCGATCTCGTGACGGTCTCGGGCGGGGCCGCGCCCGACATCACCATTCTCGACACCGACGAGCGGCTGCCGTGGTCCGGCCATTCCGCCCGCCACGCCGTGCCGGACATCTACGAGATCATCAAGAAGCACAGCACCAGCCTCGTCTTCGTCAACACGCGCTCACAGGCCGAAGCCTTGTTTCAGGCGCTGTGGCACGTCAACGACGACAATCTGCCGATTGCCCTGCACCACGGCTCGCTCGACGTCGGCCAGCGGCGCAAGGTGGAGGCGGCAATGGCGGCGGGCACGCTTCGCGCCATCGTTTGCACCTCCTCGCTCGATCTCGGCATCGACTGGGGCGATGTCGATCTCGTGGTGAATGTCGGCGCGCCCAAGGGCGCAAGCCGTCTTGCGCAGCGCATCGGCCGCTCCAACCACCGCATGGACGAGCCGTCGCGCGCCATCCTGGTGCCGGCCAACCGCTTCGAGGTGATGGAGTGCCAGGCAGCGCTTGCCGCCTCGCGCGCCGGCGAACAGGACACCCCGCCCCTGCGCACCGGCGCGCTCGACGTGCTCGCCCAGCACATTCTGGGCGTCGCCTGCGCGGGGCCGTTCTCCCCCGATACGCTGTTTCGGGAGATCCGTACGGCGGAACCCTATCGCGGCCTCACCCGGCACGATTTCGACCGCACCGTCGCCTTCGTGGCGACTGGCGGTTATGCGCTGCGCACCTATGAGCGCTACGCCCGGCTGAAGGACAACGGCGACGGACGGCTGCGCCTCGCCCACCCCTCCTTCGCCCAACAGTACCGGCTGAACGTCGGCACCATCGTCGAGGCGCCAATGCTGAAGGTGCGGCTGGTGCGCTCCAAGGCCGAAGGACGACGCGCGCCGATCGGGCGCGGCGGGCGCATGCTCGGCGAGATCGAGGAATGGTTCGTCGACCAGCTCATCCCCGGCGACACGTTTCTCTTCGCCGGCGAGATCCTGCGGTTCGAGGCGATCCGCGAGAACGAGGTCTACGTTTCGCGCGCCCGCGCCCAGGCGCCAAAGGTCCCCTCCTATCAGGGCGGCAAGTTTCCGCTGTCGACCTATCTGGCGGCCAGCGTCAGGGCGATGCTCGCCGATCCGCAGAGCTGGTCCCGGCTGCCCGGACAGGTGCGCGACTGGCTGGAGCTTCAGCGGCTCCATTCCGCGCTTCCAAAGGCCGACGGCCTGCTGGTGGAAACCTTCCCGCGCGCCAACACGCATTATCTCGTCTGCTACCCCTTCGACGGGCGGCTGGCGCATCAAACGCTCGGCATGCTGCTCACCCGGCGGCTGGAGCGCGCCGGCGCGCGCCCGCTCGGCTTCGTCGCCAACGACTATGCGCTGGCCGTGTGGGGCCTGTCGGATCTCGGCACCATGATCAAAAGCGGCGACCTGTCGCTCGATGCCCTGTTCGACGAGGACATGCTCGGCGACGATCTCGATGCCTGGCTGGCGGAATCGAGCCTGATGAAACGCACCTTCCGCACCTGCGCGGTCATCGCAGGACTGATCGAGCGCCGGCATCCGGGCAAGGAGAAGAGCGGCCGGCAGGTCACCGTTTCCGCCGACCTGATCTACGACGTGCTGCGCCGGCACGAGCCGGATCACATCCTTTTGGACGCAACCTGGCAGGATGCGGCGCAAGGACTTCTGGATATCTCCAGATTGGGCGAACTTCTGCGCCGAATTCAGGGCCGAATCGCGCATACTGCGCTTGATCGGGTGTCCCCGCTCGCCGTTCCGGTGAT
- a CDS encoding ligase-associated DNA damage response exonuclease, whose translation MTLGADLLALTDAGLYCPQGGFHIDPTRPVERALITHGHADHARAGHGAVLASDETLKIMAVRYGEGFTGTRQSAEPGKTLKIGGVLVSFHPAGHVLGSMQIRLEGQGTRVVVSGDYKRQADLTCAPFEPVACDVFITEATFGLPVFRHPPARAEIAKLMASMQTFPDRTHLVGAYALGKAQRVIAELRAAGYDRTIYLHGALEKLCRLYEAEGVDLGTLETVGRRSKELAGEIVLCPPGQLADRWARRFGDPVTAIASGWVRVRARARQRGAELPLVISDHADWDDLRATIRETGAGEVWVTHGAEEALVHWCRGEGLAARPLNLIGYGDDGEAEQDLQSGSPDGTSAGRTAETETMAGKAAGG comes from the coding sequence ATGACCCTTGGCGCCGATCTGCTCGCCCTCACCGATGCGGGGCTTTATTGCCCGCAAGGCGGTTTCCACATCGACCCGACGCGCCCCGTCGAGCGCGCGTTGATCACCCATGGCCACGCCGATCACGCGCGCGCCGGACACGGCGCCGTGCTCGCCTCGGACGAAACGCTGAAAATCATGGCCGTGCGCTACGGGGAAGGCTTCACCGGAACCCGCCAAAGCGCCGAACCGGGCAAAACGCTGAAGATCGGTGGTGTGCTTGTGTCGTTTCATCCGGCCGGCCATGTGCTCGGCTCCATGCAGATCCGGCTTGAGGGGCAGGGGACGCGCGTTGTCGTTTCGGGCGATTACAAGCGCCAGGCGGATTTGACCTGCGCGCCGTTCGAGCCGGTGGCCTGCGACGTCTTCATCACCGAGGCGACCTTCGGCCTGCCGGTGTTTCGTCATCCGCCGGCGAGGGCCGAGATTGCAAAGCTCATGGCCTCGATGCAGACCTTTCCCGACCGCACGCATCTTGTCGGCGCCTATGCGCTTGGAAAGGCGCAGCGGGTGATTGCGGAACTGCGCGCCGCCGGATACGACCGCACGATCTATCTGCACGGCGCGCTGGAAAAGCTCTGCCGTCTCTATGAGGCCGAAGGGGTCGATCTCGGCACGCTGGAAACGGTCGGGCGACGCTCGAAGGAGCTTGCCGGCGAGATCGTTCTGTGCCCGCCGGGGCAATTGGCCGACCGCTGGGCCCGTCGCTTCGGTGACCCGGTGACCGCGATTGCCAGCGGCTGGGTCCGGGTCAGGGCGCGGGCACGCCAGCGCGGGGCGGAGCTGCCGCTGGTGATCTCCGATCATGCGGACTGGGACGATCTGCGCGCCACGATCCGCGAGACGGGCGCGGGCGAGGTCTGGGTGACGCATGGCGCGGAAGAGGCGCTGGTGCACTGGTGCCGTGGAGAGGGGCTGGCGGCAAGGCCGTTGAATCTCATCGGCTACGGCGACGATGGCGAGGCGGAACAGGATCTCCAATCCGGCTCGCCCGATGGGACATCCGCAGGGCGGACGGCTGAAACTGAAACGATGGCGGGGAAGGCTGCAGGAGGCTGA